From a region of the Streptomyces sp. NBC_01454 genome:
- a CDS encoding gas vesicle structural protein GvpA, with product MTVVPQGGGTLAPGGGGGSGNLYEILDLILDRGLVIDVFVRVSLVGIEILKIDARIVVASVDTYLRFAEACNRLDLEEGRKAPSQLTDLVGEVTEGGSHGKAKGALSGAAEAVSDALKGGGEDEEEHEEKHKEPAGRRERPARRPARRRKE from the coding sequence GTGACTGTGGTGCCGCAAGGCGGAGGGACCCTCGCCCCTGGTGGCGGGGGAGGCTCCGGCAATCTCTACGAAATCCTCGACCTGATCCTGGACCGCGGTCTGGTCATCGACGTCTTCGTGCGGGTGTCGTTGGTCGGCATCGAAATTCTCAAGATCGATGCTCGCATCGTCGTCGCGAGCGTCGACACCTACCTGCGCTTCGCCGAGGCCTGCAACCGCCTCGACCTGGAGGAGGGCCGCAAGGCGCCCTCCCAGCTGACCGATCTGGTCGGCGAGGTCACCGAGGGTGGTTCGCACGGCAAGGCCAAGGGCGCACTGTCCGGGGCCGCGGAAGCCGTCAGCGACGCCCTCAAGGGCGGCGGCGAGGACGAGGAGGAGCACGAGGAGAAGCACAAGGAGCCCGCCGGCCGGCGTGAGCGGCCGGCTCGTCGGCCGGCCCGGCGCCGGAAGGAGTGA
- a CDS encoding GvpL/GvpF family gas vesicle protein, translated as MPVYVYSIVATNHPQHLKALNGVGDPPSTLRTVRSEELAAVVSDAPEELRPKRRDLGAHQAVQEALMADGTVLPLQFGFTTTDDDAVREVLEERAEEFTERLEALEGCVEYHLKAAQAEEALLRQILSESDEARALNEQLRSGTGGPEMPLALGELIAREVQDRQEALAGQLVDALRGFAREERLSQATGDDFLSVSFLVEQDNEKSFLGAQQDLAKELGEDFDLRLLGPLPAYSFV; from the coding sequence ATGCCCGTCTATGTCTACTCCATCGTCGCAACCAACCACCCCCAGCACCTGAAGGCCCTGAACGGGGTGGGCGACCCGCCGTCCACGCTGCGCACGGTGCGGAGCGAGGAACTCGCCGCCGTCGTGAGCGACGCCCCCGAGGAGCTGCGCCCCAAACGCCGCGACCTCGGTGCGCATCAGGCCGTCCAGGAGGCGCTGATGGCCGACGGCACCGTCCTGCCCCTGCAGTTCGGCTTCACCACCACGGACGACGATGCCGTGCGGGAGGTGCTCGAGGAGCGTGCGGAGGAATTCACCGAGCGGCTGGAGGCACTGGAGGGCTGCGTGGAGTACCACCTCAAGGCCGCCCAGGCCGAGGAGGCGCTGCTGCGGCAGATCCTCTCGGAGTCGGACGAGGCACGCGCACTGAACGAACAGCTCAGAAGCGGCACCGGCGGGCCGGAAATGCCGCTCGCCCTCGGTGAACTGATCGCCCGGGAAGTACAGGACCGACAGGAGGCGCTCGCCGGCCAACTCGTCGACGCACTGCGCGGATTCGCCCGCGAGGAGCGCCTGTCGCAGGCGACCGGGGACGACTTCCTGAGCGTGTCCTTCCTGGTGGAGCAGGACAACGAGAAGAGTTTCCTCGGCGCGCAGCAGGATCTCGCCAAGGAGCTGGGGGAGGACTTCGACCTCCGGCTGCTCGGCCCGCTGCCCGCCTACAGTTTCGTCTAG
- a CDS encoding gas vesicle protein GvpG translates to MGLLSQLATLPLAPVRGVAWVMERVVDAAEEEYYDPAPIERELAALERALLAGEIDEETFDRREDELLDRLEEIRAHVQGTGTGS, encoded by the coding sequence ATGGGACTGTTGAGCCAACTCGCCACCCTTCCGCTGGCGCCCGTGCGCGGCGTGGCCTGGGTCATGGAACGCGTCGTCGACGCCGCGGAGGAGGAGTACTACGACCCCGCACCCATCGAGCGGGAACTCGCCGCGCTCGAACGCGCGCTGCTCGCGGGCGAGATCGATGAGGAGACCTTCGACCGGCGCGAGGACGAACTGCTGGACCGGCTGGAGGAGATCAGGGCTCATGTGCAGGGCACCGGCACCGGCAGCTGA
- a CDS encoding gas vesicle protein, with amino-acid sequence MNEPVARRTGDYPSRAGPYGGQGSSANLADILERVLDKGIVIAGDIQINLLDIELLTIKLRLLVASVDKAKEMGIDWWEHDPSLSSRASDGYHSLAEENKRLRAEIEALREGEELPAAEAEDEYEEEGEGEEEYEEEYEEEAEPAESRPAPRRAARTSRARRPAPRPRSKRRDES; translated from the coding sequence GTGAACGAACCCGTCGCAAGGAGGACGGGCGACTACCCGTCCAGGGCCGGCCCGTACGGCGGGCAGGGCTCCTCGGCCAACCTCGCCGACATCCTGGAACGTGTCCTGGACAAGGGCATCGTCATCGCGGGTGACATCCAGATCAATCTGCTGGACATCGAACTGCTCACCATCAAACTCCGGCTGCTGGTCGCCTCGGTGGACAAGGCGAAGGAGATGGGCATCGACTGGTGGGAGCACGACCCCTCGCTCTCCTCCCGCGCCTCCGACGGCTACCACTCGCTCGCCGAGGAGAACAAGCGGCTGCGCGCCGAGATCGAGGCGCTGCGCGAGGGCGAGGAACTGCCGGCGGCCGAGGCGGAGGACGAGTACGAGGAAGAGGGCGAGGGCGAGGAGGAGTACGAGGAGGAGTACGAGGAAGAGGCCGAGCCCGCGGAGAGCCGGCCCGCGCCCCGCCGGGCCGCACGGACCTCCCGCGCCAGGCGGCCCGCGCCCCGCCCCCGCAGCAAGCGGCGGGACGAGTCATGA
- a CDS encoding GvpL/GvpF family gas vesicle protein, with protein sequence MTETISYAYAVARDDDGTLTQALSGLPGVADAPVHLVRAGHRGEMVAAVSPVPEQDFQESALRAHLEDLDWLESVARAHHRVIGALAERTTVLPLRLATVYLDDERVRQMLDARQEAFAGRLSELTAHTEWGVKIYVEAPAATDRPAAPPAAPDLSPGRAYLSHRRAQRHAREDAYRDAEEIARRVEDAARHHAVDRVQHRAQQGELARGPGENVINDAYLVPVGHAERFRADVLRAAEGLTGVRVEVTGPWAPYSFATPPETEPMKRAAP encoded by the coding sequence ATGACGGAGACCATCAGCTATGCCTACGCCGTCGCCCGCGACGACGACGGGACGCTGACACAGGCGCTGTCCGGCCTGCCCGGCGTGGCGGACGCGCCGGTGCACCTGGTGCGCGCCGGACACCGCGGCGAGATGGTGGCCGCCGTGAGCCCGGTGCCCGAGCAGGACTTCCAGGAGTCCGCACTGCGCGCCCACTTGGAGGACCTGGACTGGCTGGAGTCGGTGGCCCGCGCCCACCACCGGGTGATCGGCGCGCTGGCCGAGCGCACCACCGTCCTGCCGCTCCGGCTGGCGACGGTGTATCTCGACGACGAACGGGTGCGGCAGATGCTCGACGCCCGCCAGGAGGCCTTCGCGGGCCGGCTGTCCGAACTCACCGCCCACACCGAGTGGGGTGTCAAGATCTATGTCGAGGCGCCCGCGGCCACCGACCGCCCGGCCGCCCCGCCGGCCGCACCGGACCTGAGCCCCGGACGGGCCTACCTCAGCCATCGCCGGGCCCAGCGGCACGCCCGCGAGGACGCCTACCGGGACGCCGAGGAGATCGCCCGGCGTGTCGAGGACGCCGCCCGGCACCATGCCGTCGACCGGGTCCAGCACCGGGCCCAGCAGGGCGAACTCGCCCGCGGGCCGGGGGAGAACGTCATCAACGACGCCTATCTCGTGCCGGTGGGACACGCCGAGCGCTTCCGCGCCGACGTCCTCCGGGCCGCCGAGGGCCTGACCGGGGTCCGCGTCGAGGTCACCGGGCCCTGGGCCCCGTACTCCTTCGCCACGCCGCCCGAAACCGAGCCGATGAAGCGGGCCGCACCGTGA
- a CDS encoding gas vesicle protein, giving the protein MRAADGQPPAVDREPLPDRQIALIDLLDRLLSGGVVLTGDVVLSIADIDLVRISLRALIVSISEQIPAPWSTTASPVRDGHDG; this is encoded by the coding sequence GTGAGGGCGGCGGACGGACAGCCGCCGGCAGTGGACCGGGAGCCGCTGCCGGACCGGCAGATCGCGCTGATCGACCTGCTGGACCGGCTGCTCAGCGGCGGGGTGGTCCTCACCGGCGATGTCGTCCTCTCCATCGCCGATATCGACCTCGTCCGCATCTCCCTGCGCGCGCTGATCGTCTCCATCAGCGAGCAGATCCCCGCCCCGTGGTCCACCACCGCCTCCCCGGTACGCGACGGCCATGACGGATGA
- a CDS encoding gas vesicle protein K has protein sequence MTDEDRRPAQRFDDVADAAARAFRLLPAAPQDEPPPGGRERRSPAHRLRTDPDTVERDLIKLVLTLVELLRQLMERQALQRVDSGDLTEEQEERLGATLMILHDRMVELCAQYDLKMQDLNLDLGPLGTLLPPDE, from the coding sequence ATGACGGATGAGGACCGCCGCCCCGCCCAGCGCTTCGACGATGTCGCCGACGCGGCCGCCCGGGCGTTCCGTCTGCTGCCCGCGGCACCGCAGGACGAACCGCCGCCCGGCGGCAGGGAACGGCGGAGCCCGGCACACCGGCTGCGCACCGACCCGGACACCGTGGAACGCGACCTCATCAAGCTCGTGCTCACCCTCGTCGAGCTGCTGCGCCAGCTCATGGAGCGCCAGGCCCTGCAACGGGTCGACTCCGGAGACCTCACCGAGGAGCAGGAGGAGCGCCTGGGAGCGACGCTGATGATTCTGCACGACCGCATGGTGGAACTCTGCGCCCAATACGACCTGAAGATGCAGGATCTCAATCTGGACCTCGGTCCGCTCGGGACGCTGCTGCCACCGGATGAATGA
- a CDS encoding CsbD family protein: MGIGKKTRNLGHIVEGKAMETTGKALGNKGLARRGKVEQVRGKMKQAMERGRDSLRH; the protein is encoded by the coding sequence ATGGGCATCGGGAAGAAGACCAGAAACCTCGGCCATATCGTCGAGGGAAAGGCCATGGAAACCACCGGGAAAGCGCTGGGAAACAAGGGCCTGGCCCGGAGAGGGAAAGTCGAACAGGTCAGGGGGAAAATGAAGCAGGCAATGGAAAGGGGCAGGGACTCGCTCAGGCACTGA
- a CDS encoding Dps family protein, translated as MTEAEGGEVIERLRLRLHALNDLALTLKHVHWNVVGPHFIAVHEMLDPQVDSVRAMVDATAERIATLGGSPAGTPGALVAERTWEDYSVGRADAIAHLGALDVVYSGIIKDHRAAVAATDGVDPVTQDLLIEHLRSLELFQWFVRAHLESAGGTLSTEAAHTEAAAGRVAVQQARR; from the coding sequence ATGACGGAGGCCGAGGGAGGAGAGGTCATCGAACGCCTTCGGCTGAGGCTGCATGCGCTCAATGATCTGGCGCTGACGCTCAAGCATGTGCACTGGAATGTCGTGGGACCGCATTTCATCGCCGTCCACGAAATGCTCGATCCGCAAGTCGATTCCGTCCGCGCCATGGTCGACGCCACCGCGGAGCGCATCGCGACCCTCGGCGGCTCCCCGGCCGGCACGCCGGGCGCGCTGGTCGCGGAACGGACCTGGGAGGACTACTCCGTCGGGCGGGCGGACGCGATCGCGCATCTGGGTGCGCTGGATGTCGTCTACTCGGGCATCATCAAGGACCACCGGGCGGCGGTGGCCGCCACCGACGGGGTCGATCCGGTGACCCAGGACCTGCTCATCGAGCATCTGCGGTCGCTGGAACTGTTCCAGTGGTTCGTCCGGGCGCATCTGGAAAGCGCCGGCGGCACGCTCAGCACCGAGGCGGCCCACACCGAGGCCGCGGCGGGCCGGGTGGCCGTCCAGCAGGCGCGCCGATAG
- a CDS encoding plasmid stabilization protein produces the protein MPAGSSKKRERQYEHIKEGAQERGTSTKRAEEIAARTVNKERARAGEAKSPGKVSTRDPKSAPQRGGERSHRGAQGPTRDQLYEEAKKRHVEGRSSMTKEQLRHALGR, from the coding sequence ATGCCTGCCGGTTCGAGCAAGAAGCGTGAGCGTCAGTACGAGCACATCAAGGAAGGCGCACAGGAACGGGGAACGTCCACGAAGCGCGCCGAGGAAATCGCCGCGCGGACGGTGAACAAGGAGCGGGCGCGCGCCGGCGAGGCGAAATCGCCGGGCAAGGTCTCCACCCGGGACCCGAAGTCCGCTCCGCAGCGGGGCGGCGAGCGCTCCCACCGCGGTGCGCAGGGGCCGACCAGGGACCAGCTGTACGAGGAGGCGAAGAAGCGCCACGTCGAAGGCCGTTCCTCGATGACCAAGGAGCAGCTGCGCCACGCCCTCGGCCGCTGA
- a CDS encoding SRPBCC family protein, whose product MAKTGQDKADSGLDRLRDELGDYVTSWVGNLAERAGDKLTDVTGQLTDVAENGGSLSKIGANLLGGDSPVKAALKGTAENVKDNVVGKAKDVLGGGKKRKSGDQKVTNIIEVLDIGVPLRTAYDHWTQYEKFSSFTKGVRNVSVQDETTTDWKAKVGPSTRGWKATVLEQIPDERIVWSSEGAKGTTHGAVSFHELAPSLTRIVLVVEYYASGFFEKTGNIWRVQGRRLRLDFKHFQRYVTLTEEEPEGWRGEIRDGEVVRTHEEAVEAEEAEEAEDSEEYDGEEAEDEYDEDYEDEEEGGAEDRGEEDEDLDEDEPAEDGEEEEWEEDEEEE is encoded by the coding sequence ATGGCCAAGACGGGACAGGACAAAGCGGATTCCGGACTCGACCGACTGCGGGACGAGCTCGGGGACTATGTGACGAGCTGGGTGGGAAACCTGGCCGAACGAGCCGGCGACAAGCTGACGGATGTGACGGGCCAGCTGACCGATGTCGCCGAGAACGGCGGATCCCTCTCCAAAATCGGAGCCAATCTCCTCGGCGGCGACTCACCCGTGAAGGCCGCCCTCAAAGGGACGGCGGAGAACGTCAAGGACAACGTCGTGGGCAAGGCCAAGGACGTCCTGGGCGGCGGCAAGAAGCGCAAGTCCGGGGATCAGAAGGTCACCAACATCATCGAGGTCCTCGATATCGGCGTACCGCTGCGTACGGCCTACGACCACTGGACCCAGTACGAGAAGTTCAGCAGCTTCACCAAGGGCGTACGCAATGTGTCGGTGCAGGACGAGACGACCACGGACTGGAAGGCCAAGGTCGGCCCGTCGACCCGGGGATGGAAAGCCACGGTCCTGGAGCAGATCCCCGATGAACGCATCGTCTGGTCGTCCGAGGGCGCCAAGGGAACGACGCACGGTGCCGTCAGCTTCCACGAGCTGGCGCCGAGCCTGACCCGCATCGTGCTGGTCGTCGAGTATTACGCCTCGGGATTCTTCGAGAAGACCGGAAACATCTGGCGCGTCCAGGGACGCCGGCTGCGGCTGGACTTCAAGCACTTCCAGCGCTACGTGACCCTCACCGAGGAAGAGCCGGAGGGCTGGCGCGGCGAGATCCGCGACGGCGAGGTCGTACGGACGCACGAGGAGGCCGTCGAGGCCGAAGAAGCCGAAGAGGCGGAGGACTCGGAAGAGTACGACGGCGAGGAAGCCGAGGACGAGTACGACGAGGACTACGAGGACGAGGAAGAAGGCGGCGCCGAGGACCGGGGCGAGGAGGACGAAGACCTCGACGAGGACGAGCCGGCCGAGGACGGCGAGGAAGAGGAGTGGGAGGAGGACGAGGAAGAGGAGTGA
- a CDS encoding histone H1-like repetitive region-containing protein — protein MNDGSKALLAAALAGGYLLGRTKKARFALTVASYLAGRQFGLEPRQLVTEGIRKLGEIPQVAELGDQLRGEVLNAGRQAVTTAANRGLGTLADTLHDRTLKLESGEEEGEEEEEEEGEGEEKEAEYEPYDEGEEPEEEEEEYEEGEGEEEEPEGEYEEEEEEEEEEEPEEEPEERPRRRTPQKRTPAAEREAPSKRGGQQQARKAARKKAAAGRTAPRRTAPAKKTAPAKKTAAKKTAAKKTAARKTATKAPAKKAAPAKKTAGKAAKKAPAKKTAAKKTAAKKTAAKKTAAKKTAPAKKAPAKKTAGKAAKKAPAKKTAAKKTAAGRKAAPAAKKSAKKTSARVERRR, from the coding sequence ATGAATGACGGATCCAAGGCCCTGTTGGCCGCCGCACTGGCCGGCGGCTATCTGCTGGGCCGCACGAAGAAGGCGCGGTTCGCCCTCACGGTGGCGTCGTATCTCGCCGGGCGCCAATTCGGGCTTGAACCGCGCCAGCTCGTGACGGAGGGGATACGCAAACTCGGCGAGATCCCCCAGGTCGCAGAGCTGGGTGACCAATTGCGCGGAGAAGTGCTGAACGCCGGCCGGCAGGCCGTGACCACGGCCGCCAACCGCGGTCTGGGCACTCTCGCCGACACACTGCACGACCGGACCCTGAAGCTCGAAAGCGGCGAGGAGGAAGGCGAGGAAGAAGAGGAGGAGGAAGGAGAGGGAGAGGAAAAGGAAGCGGAGTACGAGCCGTACGACGAGGGTGAGGAGCCCGAGGAGGAAGAAGAAGAGTACGAGGAGGGTGAAGGCGAAGAGGAGGAGCCGGAGGGCGAGTACGAGGAAGAAGAGGAGGAGGAAGAAGAAGAGGAGCCGGAGGAGGAGCCCGAGGAGCGGCCCCGCCGGCGCACGCCGCAGAAGCGCACACCGGCGGCGGAACGGGAAGCCCCGTCGAAGCGGGGCGGGCAGCAGCAGGCCAGAAAGGCCGCCCGGAAGAAGGCCGCGGCCGGCCGTACGGCCCCGAGGCGGACGGCACCCGCCAAGAAGACGGCACCCGCGAAGAAGACCGCGGCGAAGAAGACTGCTGCAAAGAAGACCGCTGCAAGGAAGACCGCTACCAAGGCCCCGGCCAAGAAGGCGGCTCCGGCCAAGAAGACGGCGGGGAAGGCAGCCAAGAAGGCGCCCGCGAAGAAGACCGCCGCCAAGAAGACCGCGGCCAAGAAGACGGCAGCGAAGAAGACGGCGGCGAAGAAGACGGCGCCCGCCAAGAAGGCCCCGGCCAAGAAGACGGCAGGGAAGGCAGCCAAGAAGGCCCCCGCGAAGAAGACCGCCGCCAAGAAGACCGCCGCAGGCAGGAAGGCAGCCCCCGCGGCGAAGAAGAGCGCCAAGAAGACATCAGCGCGCGTCGAGCGCCGGAGGTAA
- a CDS encoding alpha/beta hydrolase, with protein MSVRLWAVAAAVALCGVAAGTPAAVAAGDQDLTPFYQQHLSWEPCGGDVQSGAQSGGATEPPGFRERLDCARMSVPRNYTDPGHNTMQIQLIRLKATGPGKRLGSLVLNPGGPGASGVNYLIDSGSAFARLGQRYDIVSFDPRGTGHSEPVSCGSSLAPPPAAGADNSLASKEKRINDACGRYSGGLLPYVGTPDVARDMDVLRAAVHDDKLNYLGFSYGTKLGAVYAHEFPDKTGRMVLDSVEDPTKNTWQTAVSQARGFQRGLDDFAADCIGSADCPLGTDPHQAQQQLLSWYHQLSDTPMKVKGETVDETTYVYALREALYSRSDWPQLRQALAQLRRGDASGILRLSGSGGGSAARLPARQVGRDELPPQDQLALRAISCRDTSERYGADDYPRAERELTKASPLFGPDIAPTLLDCYDWPVAGDDSSRDVSAPGAPPMLLVATTNDPATPYQGAFGMARVLDNSSVVLTYRGEGHAAYTTGDPCVQSHVDDFLLNGTLPKPHTSCG; from the coding sequence GTGTCCGTACGGCTGTGGGCCGTGGCGGCGGCGGTGGCGCTGTGCGGCGTCGCCGCGGGAACTCCCGCCGCGGTGGCCGCCGGTGACCAGGATCTGACGCCGTTCTACCAGCAGCATCTCTCATGGGAGCCGTGCGGCGGGGACGTACAGAGCGGTGCGCAGAGCGGGGGTGCCACCGAGCCGCCCGGCTTCCGGGAGCGCCTGGACTGCGCCCGGATGTCGGTGCCGCGGAACTACACCGACCCCGGCCACAACACGATGCAGATCCAGCTGATCCGGCTCAAGGCCACCGGGCCCGGCAAGCGGCTCGGCTCGCTGGTGCTCAACCCCGGCGGGCCCGGTGCTTCCGGCGTCAACTATCTGATCGACAGCGGCAGCGCCTTCGCCCGGCTGGGACAGCGCTACGACATCGTCAGCTTCGATCCGCGCGGCACCGGCCACTCCGAACCCGTCTCCTGCGGCAGCTCCCTCGCCCCGCCTCCCGCCGCGGGCGCCGACAACAGCCTGGCTTCGAAGGAGAAACGCATCAACGACGCCTGCGGCCGTTACTCCGGCGGGCTGCTGCCCTATGTGGGGACCCCCGACGTCGCCCGGGACATGGACGTGCTGCGCGCCGCGGTCCATGACGACAAGCTCAACTACCTGGGCTTTTCCTACGGCACCAAGCTCGGCGCGGTCTACGCCCATGAGTTTCCCGACAAGACCGGCCGGATGGTGCTGGACAGCGTCGAGGATCCCACCAAGAACACCTGGCAGACCGCGGTGTCCCAGGCCCGGGGTTTCCAGCGGGGGCTGGACGACTTCGCCGCCGACTGCATCGGCTCCGCGGACTGCCCGCTGGGCACCGACCCGCACCAGGCGCAACAGCAACTCCTCAGCTGGTACCACCAGTTGAGCGATACGCCGATGAAGGTGAAGGGGGAGACGGTGGATGAGACCACCTATGTGTACGCCCTGCGGGAGGCCCTCTACAGCAGGAGCGACTGGCCGCAGCTGCGCCAGGCGCTGGCACAGCTGCGGCGCGGTGACGCCTCGGGGATTCTCCGGCTGAGCGGCAGCGGCGGCGGCAGCGCCGCCCGGCTCCCGGCGCGGCAGGTCGGGCGGGACGAGCTACCGCCGCAGGACCAGCTGGCCCTGCGGGCGATCTCCTGCCGGGACACCTCGGAGCGCTACGGCGCCGACGACTATCCCCGGGCGGAACGCGAACTGACCAAGGCCTCCCCGCTCTTCGGCCCCGACATCGCCCCGACCCTGCTGGACTGCTACGACTGGCCGGTGGCGGGCGACGACTCCTCCCGTGACGTCTCGGCGCCCGGCGCACCGCCCATGCTGCTCGTCGCCACCACCAATGATCCGGCGACGCCCTACCAGGGCGCGTTCGGCATGGCACGGGTGCTGGACAACTCCAGTGTCGTGCTGACCTACCGGGGTGAGGGGCACGCCGCCTACACCACCGGCGACCCCTGCGTACAGAGCCACGTCGACGACTTCCTCCTGAACGGCACCCTGCCCAAGCCCCATACCTCCTGCGGCTGA
- a CDS encoding DUF6458 family protein produces MGIGGCIGLLAVGAILTFAVDWHMAGINLDLVGIIMMIVGIIGLATYVSILKRRRTQPPSPGAPVVDVEDTRYYK; encoded by the coding sequence ATGGGAATCGGCGGGTGCATCGGCCTGCTCGCAGTGGGCGCGATCCTCACCTTCGCGGTGGACTGGCACATGGCCGGGATCAACCTCGACCTGGTCGGCATCATCATGATGATCGTCGGCATCATCGGCCTCGCCACCTACGTCAGCATCCTCAAGCGGCGGCGCACCCAGCCGCCGTCCCCCGGCGCCCCCGTCGTGGACGTCGAGGACACCCGCTACTACAAGTAG
- the ku gene encoding non-homologous end joining protein Ku translates to MRPTAKFSISFGLVTIPVAAYNATDSSTSVSFVRIHTADGGRVRNQPVCSLEGVEITPDEIGRGYRPGEGDTVVPLSDEDLDALPLPTAKTLTILAFVAGGDIDPLQMGKGYYLGIDSPAAAKPYVLLREAMERHQRVGLGKIALHGRETLAMIRPMAGALVMQVLLWPHQIRPMDGVLPERPVEVHANEVEAAETLMDSFGELSEDDVHDHYREALEEIVAAKLAHREPHFETGEEPPAGQVMDLMAALQDSVRAARKSRGEDADAEPAGSGPGTKKSAARKTAAKKSAAGKTAAGKSTAKKTAAAKKTSGRGGRRAG, encoded by the coding sequence ATGCGCCCCACGGCGAAGTTCTCCATCAGCTTCGGCCTGGTCACGATCCCGGTCGCGGCGTACAACGCCACGGACAGCTCCACGTCCGTCAGCTTCGTACGGATCCACACCGCGGACGGTGGCCGGGTGCGCAATCAGCCCGTGTGCTCGCTGGAGGGCGTGGAGATCACGCCGGACGAGATCGGCCGGGGCTACCGGCCCGGCGAGGGCGACACGGTCGTCCCGCTCAGCGACGAGGACCTGGACGCACTGCCGCTGCCAACCGCGAAGACCCTGACGATCCTGGCCTTCGTGGCCGGCGGCGACATCGACCCGCTGCAGATGGGCAAGGGCTACTACCTGGGCATCGACAGCCCCGCCGCGGCCAAGCCCTATGTGCTGCTGCGGGAGGCGATGGAGCGGCATCAGCGCGTCGGCCTCGGCAAGATCGCACTGCACGGGCGGGAGACGCTCGCCATGATCCGGCCGATGGCGGGGGCACTGGTGATGCAGGTGCTGCTGTGGCCGCATCAGATCCGCCCGATGGACGGGGTGCTGCCCGAGCGGCCGGTGGAGGTCCATGCCAATGAGGTGGAGGCCGCCGAGACGCTGATGGACTCCTTTGGCGAGCTGTCCGAGGACGATGTGCACGATCACTACCGCGAGGCGCTCGAAGAGATCGTGGCGGCGAAGCTGGCGCATCGTGAACCGCACTTCGAAACCGGCGAGGAGCCACCCGCCGGACAGGTGATGGACCTGATGGCGGCCCTGCAGGACAGTGTGCGCGCGGCCCGGAAGTCCCGCGGTGAGGACGCGGACGCCGAACCCGCCGGATCCGGCCCCGGCACGAAGAAGAGCGCCGCCCGCAAGACCGCGGCGAAGAAGAGCGCCGCCGGAAAGACCGCGGCCGGAAAGTCCACCGCGAAGAAGACGGCCGCGGCGAAGAAGACCTCCGGCAGAGGCGGTCGGCGGGCCGGCTGA